From one Humidesulfovibrio mexicanus genomic stretch:
- a CDS encoding ankyrin repeat domain-containing protein translates to MPLFRFVLLSVVMFLYACTSYSSDPDIAMLERAAARAPKGPTPPAYMTPAEMYPGNPQAQALVKAAIKGDVKEIDRLIDAGANPNDVGAYGKTVPGWVLFHPNVAGFRRLLERGADPNIIWHDGTRAQSSLLHFTIYMSDKIGTDYLKMCLSVGKGNPNLEPPDGRERPIAVAVNNINTDAFYILYNAGADIDYKIRSSYRARSLAEVCASQNNHRILFILLSSGVHYSTEKRGVWDLHSSLQGEMGAHYARDKNDPLYIWFWRCVDFLEKRGMKFDYGIAIRPAVLDTTPPDILGPEADK, encoded by the coding sequence ATGCCATTGTTCAGGTTCGTATTATTATCCGTAGTGATGTTCCTCTATGCCTGCACGTCCTACAGCTCCGACCCCGACATCGCCATGTTGGAGCGCGCTGCGGCGCGTGCGCCCAAAGGCCCGACTCCACCTGCGTATATGACGCCAGCAGAGATGTATCCGGGCAACCCGCAAGCGCAGGCCCTCGTCAAGGCGGCCATCAAAGGGGATGTCAAAGAGATTGACCGGCTCATAGACGCAGGAGCCAACCCGAATGACGTGGGGGCGTATGGCAAGACCGTGCCGGGATGGGTGTTGTTCCATCCGAATGTCGCCGGGTTTAGGCGCTTACTTGAGCGAGGTGCCGACCCGAACATCATCTGGCACGATGGAACACGTGCGCAATCTTCGCTGTTGCATTTTACAATATATATGTCTGACAAAATTGGAACCGATTACTTGAAGATGTGCCTTTCTGTTGGCAAGGGTAATCCTAACCTTGAGCCCCCTGATGGCAGGGAGAGGCCAATCGCTGTTGCAGTTAACAACATTAACACTGACGCATTTTATATATTATACAATGCTGGAGCTGATATAGATTATAAAATAAGAAGTAGCTATAGGGCAAGGTCACTTGCTGAGGTTTGCGCATCACAGAATAATCATAGAATACTATTCATTCTGCTGTCGAGTGGCGTTCACTATAGCACTGAGAAGAGAGGTGTTTGGGATTTGCACTCGTCCCTACAAGGGGAGATGGGCGCACACTATGCTCGGGACAAAAATGACCCCTTGTACATATGGTTTTGGAGGTGCGTCGATTTTCTTGAGAAGCGAGGCATGAAGTTCGATTATGGGATTGCTATACGCCCCGCTGTGCTAGACACCACGCCGCCGGACATCCTTGGGCCGGAGGCGGACAAATGA